The Phacochoerus africanus isolate WHEZ1 chromosome 3, ROS_Pafr_v1, whole genome shotgun sequence genome window below encodes:
- the PLCG1 gene encoding 1-phosphatidylinositol 4,5-bisphosphate phosphodiesterase gamma-1 isoform X2 produces the protein MAGAASPCANGCGPGAPSDAEVLHLCRSLEVGTVMTLFYSKKSQRPERKTFQVKLETRQITWSRGADKIEGAIDIREIKEIRPGKTSRDFDRYQEDPAFRPDQSHCFVILYGMEFRLKTLSLQATSEDEVNMWIKGLTWLMEDTLQAATPLQIERWLRKQFYSVDRNREDRISAKDLKNMLSQVNYRVPNMRFLRERLTELEQRSSDITYGQFAQLYRSLMYSAQKTMDLPFLEASTLRAGERPELCRVSLPEFQQFLLEYQGELWAVDRLQVQEFMLSFLRDPLREIEETYFFLDEFVTFLFSKENSVWNSQLDAVCPDTMNNPLSHYWISSSHNTYLTGDQFSSESSLEAYARCLRMGCRCIELDCWDGPDGMPVIYHGHTLTTKIKFSDVLHTIKEHAFVASEYPVILSIEDHCSIAQQRNMAQYFKKVLGDTLLTKPVDIAADGLPSPNQLKRKILIKHKKLAEGSAYEEVPTSVMYSENDISNSIKNGILYLEDPVNHEWYPHYFVLTSSKIYYSEETSSDQGNEDEEEPKEASSSTELHSNEKWFHGKLGAGRDGRHIAERLLTEYCIETGAPDGSFLVRESETFVGDYTLSFWRNGKVQHCRIHSRQDAGTPKFFLTDNLVFDSLYDLITHYQQVPLRCNEFEMRLSEPVPQTNAHESKEWYHASLTRAQAEHMLMRVPRDGAFLVRKRNEPNSYAISFRAEGKIKHCRVQQEGQTVMLGNSEFDSLVDLVSYYEKHPLYRKMKLRYPINEEALEKIGTAEPDYGALYEGRNPGFYVEANPMPTFKCAVKALFDYKAQRDDELTFTKSAIIQNVEKQEGGWWRGDYGGKKQLWFPSNYVEEMVSPAALEPEREHLDENSPLGDLLRGVLDVPACQIAIRPEGKNNRLFVFSISMASVAHWSLDVAADSQEELQDWVKKIREVAQTADARLTEGKMMERRKKIALELSELVVYCRPVPFDEEKIGTERACYRDMSSFPETKAEKYVNKAKGKKFLQYNRLQLSRIYPKGQRLDSSNYDPLPMWICGSQLVALNFQTPDKPMQMNQALFMAGGHCGYVLQPSTMRDEAFDPFDKSSLRGLEPCAICVEVLGARHLPKNGRGIVCPFVEIEVAGAEYDSIKQKTEFVVDNGLNPVWPAKLFHFQISNPEFAFLRFVVYEEDMFSDQNFLAQATFPVKGLKTGYRAVPLKNNYSEDLELASLLIKLDIFPVKQENSDLSPFGGTSLRERGYDISGQPAHGRAREGSFEARYQQPFEDFRISQEHLTDHFESRERRAPRRTRVNGDNRL, from the exons ATGGCGGGCGCCGCGTCCCCCTGCGCCAATGGCTGCGGGCCGGGCGCGCCCTCGGACGCCGAGGTGTTGCACCTCTGCCGCAGCCTCGAGGTGGGCACCGTCATGACTTTGTTCTACTCCAAGAAGTCGCAGCGGCCCGAACGGAAGACCTTCCAGGTCAAGCTGGAGACGCGGCAGATCACGTGGAGCCGCGGCGCCGACAAGATCGAGGGGGCCA TTGACATTCGCGAAATCAAGGAGATCCGCCCAGGGAAGACCTCCCGGGACTTTGATCGATACCAAGAGGATCCTGCTTTTCGACCAGACCAGTCACACTGCTTTGTCATCCTGTATGGAATGGAATTCCGCTTGAAGACCCTGAGTCTGCAGG CTACCTCTGAGGACGAAGTGAACATGTGGATCAAGGGCTTGACTTGGCTGATGGAGGACACGCTGCAGGCGGCCACGCCTCTGCAGATTGAGAG gTGGCTGCGGAAGCAGTTCTACTCAGTGGACCGGAATCGTGAGGATCG TATATCAGCCAAGGATCTGAAGAACATGCTGTCCCAGGTCAACTACCGGGTCCCCAACATGCGCTTCCTCCGAGAGCGGCTGACG GAGCTGGAGCAGCGCAGCAGCGACATCACCTACGGACAGTTTGCACAACTGTACCGCAGCCTCATGTACAGCGCCCAGAAGACG ATGGACCTCCCCTTCCTGGAAGCCAGTACCCTAAG GGCAGGGGAGCGGCCAGAGCTCTGCCGGGTGTCCCTTCCTGAGTTCCAGCAGTTCCTCCTCGAGTACCAGGGG GAGCTGTGGGCTGTCGACCGGCTCCAGGTGCAGGAGTTCATGCTCAGCTTCCTCCGAGACCCCTTGCGAGAGATAGAGGAGACTTACTTCTTCCTGGACGAG TTTGTCACCTTCCTGTTCTCCAAGGAGAACAGCGTGTGGAACTCGCAGCTGGACGCCGTGTGCCCAGACACCATGAACAACCCCCTGTCCCACTACTGGATCTCCTCCTCTCACAACAC GTACCTGACCGGGGACCAGTTCTCCAGCGAGTCCTCCCTGGAAGCCTACGCCCGCTGCCTGCGGATGGGCTGCCGCTGCATTGAGT TGGACTGCTGGGACGGCCCAGACGGGATGCCGGTCATTTACCATGGACACACTCTGACCACCAAGATCAAGTTCTCAGACGTCCTACACACCATCAAGGAGCACGCCTTTGTGGCCTCAGA GTACCCGGTCATCCTGTCCATCGAGGACCACTGCAGCATTGCCCAGCAGAGGAACATGGCCCAGTATTTCAAGAAGGTGCTCGGGGACACGCTCCTCACCAAGCCTGTGGACATCGCAGCCGACGGGCTGCCCTCACCCAATCAGCTCAAGAGGAAGATCCTCATCAAG CACAAGAAGCTGGCTGAGGGCAGTGCGTATGAGGAGGTGCCTACGTCTGTGATGTACTCTGAGAACGACATCAGCAACTCCATCAAGAACGGCATCCTCTACCTGGAGGACCCTGTGAACCAC GAGTGGTATCCCCACTACTTTGTTCTGACCAGCAGCAAGATCTACTACTCAGAGGAGACCAGCAGTGACCAGGGCAACGAGGATGAGGAGGAGCCCAAGGAG GCGAGCAGCAGCACAGAGCTGCATTCCAATGAGAAGTGGTTCCACGGGAAGCTCGGGGCGGGGCGGGACGGCCGGCACATCGCCGAGCGCCTGCTCACAGAGTACTGCATCGAGACCGGAGCCCCGGACGGCTCCTTCCTCGTGCGCGAGAGTGAGACCTTCGTGGGTGACTACACCCTCTCCTTCTG GCGGAACGGGAAAGTCCAGCACTGCCGGATCCACTCCCGGCAGGACGCTGGGACCCCCAAGTTCTTCCTGACAGACAACCTCGTCTTCGACTCACTCTACGACCTCATCACGCACTACCAGCAGGTGCCCCTGCGCTGCAACGAGTTTGAGATGCGCCTCTCTGAGCCGGTCCCGCAGACCAACGCCCACGAGAGCAAAGA GTGGTACCACGCGAGCCTGACCAGAGCGCAGGCCGAGCACATGCTGATGCGCGTGCCCCGGGACGGGGCCTTCCTGGTGCGGAAACGCAATGAGCCCAACTCCTACGCCATCTCCTTCCG GGCTGAGGGCAAGATCAAGCATTGCCGTGTCCAGCAGGAGGGCCAGACTGTGATGCTGGGCAACTCGGAGTTTGACAGCCTCGTGGATCTTGTCAGCTACTATGAGAAGCACCCGCTGTACCGCAAGATGAAGCTGCGCTATCCCATCAACGAGGAGGCATTGGAGAAGATTGGCACAGCT GAGCCTGACTACGGGGCCCTGTATGAGGGCCGCAACCCCGGCTTCTACGTGGAGGCCAACCCTATGCCGACTTTCAAG TGTGCTGTCAAAGCGCTCTTCGACTACAAGGCCCAGAGAGATGACGAGCTGACCTTCACCAAGAGCGCCATCATCCAGAACGTGGAaaagcaggagggaggctg GTGGCGGGGGGACTATGGTGGGAAGAAGCAGCTGTGGTTCCCGTCCAACTACGTGGAAGAGATGGTCAGCCCTGCGGCCCTGGAGCCCGAGAGGGAG CACTTGGACGAGAACAGCCCCCTGGGGGACTTGCTGCGGGGGGTCTTGGATGTGCCAGCCTGTCAGATAG ccATCCGTCCTGAGGGCAAGAACAACAGGCTCTTCGTCTTCTCCATCAGCATGGCGTCGGTGGCACATTGGTCCTTGGATGTGGCTGCTGACTCACAGGAGGAGCTGCAGGACTGGGTGAAAAAGATCCGAGAAGTGGCCCAGACCGCGGATGCCAGG CTCACAGAGGGGAAGATGATGGAGCGGAGGAAGAAAATCGCCTTGGAGCTTTCTGAGCTCGTCGTCTACTGCCGGCCTGTTCCCTTCGATGAAGAGA AGATCGGCACAGAACGCGCCTGCTACCGGGACATGTCGTCCTTCCCGGAAACCAAGGCTGAGAAGTATGTGAACAAGGCCAAAGGCAAGAAGTTCCTCCAGTACAACCGGCTGCAGCTGTCGCGCATCTACCCCAAGGGCCAGCGGCTGGACTCCTCCAATTATGACCCCTTGCCCATGTGGATCTGTGGCAGTCAGCTGGTGGCCCTCAACTTCCAGACCCCAG ACAAGCCGATGCAGATGAACCAGGCTCTCTTCATGGCCGGCGGGCACTGCGGCTATGTGCTGCAGCCAAGCACCATGAGGGACGAGGCCTTCGACCCCTTCGACAAGAGCAGCCTCCGCGGGCTGGAGCCGTGCGCCATCTGTGTTGAG GTGCTGGGGGCCCGGCATCTGCCGAAGAATGGCCGAGGCATTGTGTGTCCCTTTGTGGAGATTGAGGTGGCCGGAGCAGAGTATGACAGCATCAAGCAGAAGACGGAGTTTGTGG TGGACAACGGACTGAACCCCGTGTGGCCGGCTAAGCTCTTCCACTTCCAGATCAGTAACCCCGAATTTGCCTTCCTGCGCTTTGTGGTGTATGAGGAAGACATGTTTAGCGACCAGAACTTCCTGGCTCAGGCCACCTTCCCGGTGAAGGGACTGAAGACGG GATACAGAGCGGTGCCTTTGAAGAACAACTACAGCGAGGACCTGGAGTTGGCCTCCCTGCTCATCAAGCTCGACATTTTCCCCGTCAAG CAGGAGAACAGCGACCTCAGTCCCTTTGGGGGGACGTCCCTGCGGGAGCGGGGCTACGACATCTCTGGCCAGCCAGCACACGGCCGGGCCCGGGAGGGCTCCTTCGAAGCCCGCTACCAGCAGCCGTTTGAGGACTTCCGCATCTCCCAGGAGCATCTCACAGACCATTTTGAGAGTCGGGAGCGAAG GGCCCCACGAAGGACTCGGGTCAATGGAGACAACCGCCTCTAG
- the PLCG1 gene encoding 1-phosphatidylinositol 4,5-bisphosphate phosphodiesterase gamma-1 isoform X1, with the protein MTGPAVAARLCPGPRKEALRDGGTGWLTASGTSVHAAFAPSAPTRGLSGGRGAQAQQAGVLPTGARAPLFPARGPGRGLQGRPAPYSGSAPSPPAEAAAGVRSPAASAACSRPPPPPARARPACAAAAAAAAARAAPTSGAMAGAASPCANGCGPGAPSDAEVLHLCRSLEVGTVMTLFYSKKSQRPERKTFQVKLETRQITWSRGADKIEGAIDIREIKEIRPGKTSRDFDRYQEDPAFRPDQSHCFVILYGMEFRLKTLSLQATSEDEVNMWIKGLTWLMEDTLQAATPLQIERWLRKQFYSVDRNREDRISAKDLKNMLSQVNYRVPNMRFLRERLTELEQRSSDITYGQFAQLYRSLMYSAQKTMDLPFLEASTLRAGERPELCRVSLPEFQQFLLEYQGELWAVDRLQVQEFMLSFLRDPLREIEETYFFLDEFVTFLFSKENSVWNSQLDAVCPDTMNNPLSHYWISSSHNTYLTGDQFSSESSLEAYARCLRMGCRCIELDCWDGPDGMPVIYHGHTLTTKIKFSDVLHTIKEHAFVASEYPVILSIEDHCSIAQQRNMAQYFKKVLGDTLLTKPVDIAADGLPSPNQLKRKILIKHKKLAEGSAYEEVPTSVMYSENDISNSIKNGILYLEDPVNHEWYPHYFVLTSSKIYYSEETSSDQGNEDEEEPKEASSSTELHSNEKWFHGKLGAGRDGRHIAERLLTEYCIETGAPDGSFLVRESETFVGDYTLSFWRNGKVQHCRIHSRQDAGTPKFFLTDNLVFDSLYDLITHYQQVPLRCNEFEMRLSEPVPQTNAHESKEWYHASLTRAQAEHMLMRVPRDGAFLVRKRNEPNSYAISFRAEGKIKHCRVQQEGQTVMLGNSEFDSLVDLVSYYEKHPLYRKMKLRYPINEEALEKIGTAEPDYGALYEGRNPGFYVEANPMPTFKCAVKALFDYKAQRDDELTFTKSAIIQNVEKQEGGWWRGDYGGKKQLWFPSNYVEEMVSPAALEPEREHLDENSPLGDLLRGVLDVPACQIAIRPEGKNNRLFVFSISMASVAHWSLDVAADSQEELQDWVKKIREVAQTADARLTEGKMMERRKKIALELSELVVYCRPVPFDEEKIGTERACYRDMSSFPETKAEKYVNKAKGKKFLQYNRLQLSRIYPKGQRLDSSNYDPLPMWICGSQLVALNFQTPDKPMQMNQALFMAGGHCGYVLQPSTMRDEAFDPFDKSSLRGLEPCAICVEVLGARHLPKNGRGIVCPFVEIEVAGAEYDSIKQKTEFVVDNGLNPVWPAKLFHFQISNPEFAFLRFVVYEEDMFSDQNFLAQATFPVKGLKTGYRAVPLKNNYSEDLELASLLIKLDIFPVKENSDLSPFGGTSLRERGYDISGQPAHGRAREGSFEARYQQPFEDFRISQEHLTDHFESRERRAPRRTRVNGDNRL; encoded by the exons ATGACGGGGCCGGCCGTGGCCGCAAGGCTGTGTCCGGGGCCGCGAAAGGAAGCTCTGCGGGACGGAGGGACCGGCTGGTTGACCGCGAGCGGCACGAGCGTCCACGCTGCCTTTGCTCCCAGTGCCCCTACTCGGGGCCTGTCCGGGGGTCGCGGGGCGCAGGCGCAGCAAGCGGGGGTCCTCCCCACGGGCGCGCGGGCGCCTTTGTTCCCGGCgcgcgggccggggcggggcctgcAGGGCCGCCCCGCCCCCTACTCAGGCTCCGCCCCGTCTCCGCCCGCAGAAGCCGCCGCCGGGGTCCGCTCGCCGGCCGCCTCCGCCGCCTGCTCgcgcccgcccccgccgcctGCTCGCGCTCGCCCGGcctgcgccgccgccgccgccgccgccgccgcccgtgCCGCCCCCACCTCCGGAGCCATGGCGGGCGCCGCGTCCCCCTGCGCCAATGGCTGCGGGCCGGGCGCGCCCTCGGACGCCGAGGTGTTGCACCTCTGCCGCAGCCTCGAGGTGGGCACCGTCATGACTTTGTTCTACTCCAAGAAGTCGCAGCGGCCCGAACGGAAGACCTTCCAGGTCAAGCTGGAGACGCGGCAGATCACGTGGAGCCGCGGCGCCGACAAGATCGAGGGGGCCA TTGACATTCGCGAAATCAAGGAGATCCGCCCAGGGAAGACCTCCCGGGACTTTGATCGATACCAAGAGGATCCTGCTTTTCGACCAGACCAGTCACACTGCTTTGTCATCCTGTATGGAATGGAATTCCGCTTGAAGACCCTGAGTCTGCAGG CTACCTCTGAGGACGAAGTGAACATGTGGATCAAGGGCTTGACTTGGCTGATGGAGGACACGCTGCAGGCGGCCACGCCTCTGCAGATTGAGAG gTGGCTGCGGAAGCAGTTCTACTCAGTGGACCGGAATCGTGAGGATCG TATATCAGCCAAGGATCTGAAGAACATGCTGTCCCAGGTCAACTACCGGGTCCCCAACATGCGCTTCCTCCGAGAGCGGCTGACG GAGCTGGAGCAGCGCAGCAGCGACATCACCTACGGACAGTTTGCACAACTGTACCGCAGCCTCATGTACAGCGCCCAGAAGACG ATGGACCTCCCCTTCCTGGAAGCCAGTACCCTAAG GGCAGGGGAGCGGCCAGAGCTCTGCCGGGTGTCCCTTCCTGAGTTCCAGCAGTTCCTCCTCGAGTACCAGGGG GAGCTGTGGGCTGTCGACCGGCTCCAGGTGCAGGAGTTCATGCTCAGCTTCCTCCGAGACCCCTTGCGAGAGATAGAGGAGACTTACTTCTTCCTGGACGAG TTTGTCACCTTCCTGTTCTCCAAGGAGAACAGCGTGTGGAACTCGCAGCTGGACGCCGTGTGCCCAGACACCATGAACAACCCCCTGTCCCACTACTGGATCTCCTCCTCTCACAACAC GTACCTGACCGGGGACCAGTTCTCCAGCGAGTCCTCCCTGGAAGCCTACGCCCGCTGCCTGCGGATGGGCTGCCGCTGCATTGAGT TGGACTGCTGGGACGGCCCAGACGGGATGCCGGTCATTTACCATGGACACACTCTGACCACCAAGATCAAGTTCTCAGACGTCCTACACACCATCAAGGAGCACGCCTTTGTGGCCTCAGA GTACCCGGTCATCCTGTCCATCGAGGACCACTGCAGCATTGCCCAGCAGAGGAACATGGCCCAGTATTTCAAGAAGGTGCTCGGGGACACGCTCCTCACCAAGCCTGTGGACATCGCAGCCGACGGGCTGCCCTCACCCAATCAGCTCAAGAGGAAGATCCTCATCAAG CACAAGAAGCTGGCTGAGGGCAGTGCGTATGAGGAGGTGCCTACGTCTGTGATGTACTCTGAGAACGACATCAGCAACTCCATCAAGAACGGCATCCTCTACCTGGAGGACCCTGTGAACCAC GAGTGGTATCCCCACTACTTTGTTCTGACCAGCAGCAAGATCTACTACTCAGAGGAGACCAGCAGTGACCAGGGCAACGAGGATGAGGAGGAGCCCAAGGAG GCGAGCAGCAGCACAGAGCTGCATTCCAATGAGAAGTGGTTCCACGGGAAGCTCGGGGCGGGGCGGGACGGCCGGCACATCGCCGAGCGCCTGCTCACAGAGTACTGCATCGAGACCGGAGCCCCGGACGGCTCCTTCCTCGTGCGCGAGAGTGAGACCTTCGTGGGTGACTACACCCTCTCCTTCTG GCGGAACGGGAAAGTCCAGCACTGCCGGATCCACTCCCGGCAGGACGCTGGGACCCCCAAGTTCTTCCTGACAGACAACCTCGTCTTCGACTCACTCTACGACCTCATCACGCACTACCAGCAGGTGCCCCTGCGCTGCAACGAGTTTGAGATGCGCCTCTCTGAGCCGGTCCCGCAGACCAACGCCCACGAGAGCAAAGA GTGGTACCACGCGAGCCTGACCAGAGCGCAGGCCGAGCACATGCTGATGCGCGTGCCCCGGGACGGGGCCTTCCTGGTGCGGAAACGCAATGAGCCCAACTCCTACGCCATCTCCTTCCG GGCTGAGGGCAAGATCAAGCATTGCCGTGTCCAGCAGGAGGGCCAGACTGTGATGCTGGGCAACTCGGAGTTTGACAGCCTCGTGGATCTTGTCAGCTACTATGAGAAGCACCCGCTGTACCGCAAGATGAAGCTGCGCTATCCCATCAACGAGGAGGCATTGGAGAAGATTGGCACAGCT GAGCCTGACTACGGGGCCCTGTATGAGGGCCGCAACCCCGGCTTCTACGTGGAGGCCAACCCTATGCCGACTTTCAAG TGTGCTGTCAAAGCGCTCTTCGACTACAAGGCCCAGAGAGATGACGAGCTGACCTTCACCAAGAGCGCCATCATCCAGAACGTGGAaaagcaggagggaggctg GTGGCGGGGGGACTATGGTGGGAAGAAGCAGCTGTGGTTCCCGTCCAACTACGTGGAAGAGATGGTCAGCCCTGCGGCCCTGGAGCCCGAGAGGGAG CACTTGGACGAGAACAGCCCCCTGGGGGACTTGCTGCGGGGGGTCTTGGATGTGCCAGCCTGTCAGATAG ccATCCGTCCTGAGGGCAAGAACAACAGGCTCTTCGTCTTCTCCATCAGCATGGCGTCGGTGGCACATTGGTCCTTGGATGTGGCTGCTGACTCACAGGAGGAGCTGCAGGACTGGGTGAAAAAGATCCGAGAAGTGGCCCAGACCGCGGATGCCAGG CTCACAGAGGGGAAGATGATGGAGCGGAGGAAGAAAATCGCCTTGGAGCTTTCTGAGCTCGTCGTCTACTGCCGGCCTGTTCCCTTCGATGAAGAGA AGATCGGCACAGAACGCGCCTGCTACCGGGACATGTCGTCCTTCCCGGAAACCAAGGCTGAGAAGTATGTGAACAAGGCCAAAGGCAAGAAGTTCCTCCAGTACAACCGGCTGCAGCTGTCGCGCATCTACCCCAAGGGCCAGCGGCTGGACTCCTCCAATTATGACCCCTTGCCCATGTGGATCTGTGGCAGTCAGCTGGTGGCCCTCAACTTCCAGACCCCAG ACAAGCCGATGCAGATGAACCAGGCTCTCTTCATGGCCGGCGGGCACTGCGGCTATGTGCTGCAGCCAAGCACCATGAGGGACGAGGCCTTCGACCCCTTCGACAAGAGCAGCCTCCGCGGGCTGGAGCCGTGCGCCATCTGTGTTGAG GTGCTGGGGGCCCGGCATCTGCCGAAGAATGGCCGAGGCATTGTGTGTCCCTTTGTGGAGATTGAGGTGGCCGGAGCAGAGTATGACAGCATCAAGCAGAAGACGGAGTTTGTGG TGGACAACGGACTGAACCCCGTGTGGCCGGCTAAGCTCTTCCACTTCCAGATCAGTAACCCCGAATTTGCCTTCCTGCGCTTTGTGGTGTATGAGGAAGACATGTTTAGCGACCAGAACTTCCTGGCTCAGGCCACCTTCCCGGTGAAGGGACTGAAGACGG GATACAGAGCGGTGCCTTTGAAGAACAACTACAGCGAGGACCTGGAGTTGGCCTCCCTGCTCATCAAGCTCGACATTTTCCCCGTCAAG GAGAACAGCGACCTCAGTCCCTTTGGGGGGACGTCCCTGCGGGAGCGGGGCTACGACATCTCTGGCCAGCCAGCACACGGCCGGGCCCGGGAGGGCTCCTTCGAAGCCCGCTACCAGCAGCCGTTTGAGGACTTCCGCATCTCCCAGGAGCATCTCACAGACCATTTTGAGAGTCGGGAGCGAAG GGCCCCACGAAGGACTCGGGTCAATGGAGACAACCGCCTCTAG